In one Mucilaginibacter sp. PAMB04168 genomic region, the following are encoded:
- a CDS encoding cbb3-type cytochrome c oxidase subunit I codes for MSTLAVQDHGVGHHDHDHEHHHNETFLTKYIFSQDHKMIARQFLITGIIMAVIAMILSILFRIQLAYPEKAFPLLETLLGRFAPGGRLDTNFYLSLVTIHGTIMVFFVLTAGLSGTFSNLLIPYQLGARDMASPFMNMLSYWLFFVASVIMMASFFTEKGPAGPGWTIYPPLSALPKAMPGSGAGMTYWLISMTLFVASQLLGGINYISTILNMRTKGMDLWKMPLTIWAFFLTAILGVLAFPVLVAGVVLLIFDRSFGTSFYLSDIVVQNQQTAFEGGSPILFQHLFWFLGHPEVYIVIMPALGISSEVIATNSRKPIFGYHAMVYSLIGITVLSFIVWGHHMFVTGMNPFLGGVFMITTLIIAVPSAVKTFNYLATLWRGNIRFTPAMLFAIGLVSFFISGGLTGIFLGNAALDINLHDTYFVVAHFHLVMGSAAIFGMLAGVYHWFPKMFGRMMDTKLGYLHFWLTFIGAYLVFFPMHFMGLDGVPRRYYSFTEIESLKQWVSVNTFITWAAILSALAQVAFLWNFFYSIFFGEKAPQNPWNSTTLEWTTPVEHIHGNWPGEIPTVYRWPYDYSKPGHDEDFIPQTVPFSQTLSSNLPHDFEDNPVKLESHKDWVEKPGEVKK; via the coding sequence ATGTCAACATTAGCAGTTCAGGATCACGGCGTAGGACATCATGATCACGATCACGAACATCACCATAACGAAACTTTCCTGACGAAGTACATCTTCAGTCAGGATCACAAAATGATAGCCCGGCAATTTTTAATTACCGGTATCATCATGGCGGTTATTGCCATGATACTGTCTATCCTTTTCCGTATTCAATTAGCCTATCCGGAAAAAGCATTCCCTTTACTGGAAACTTTATTAGGTCGTTTTGCTCCGGGCGGACGCTTGGATACCAACTTCTACCTGTCGTTAGTTACTATACACGGTACCATCATGGTATTCTTTGTATTAACTGCAGGTTTGAGCGGTACCTTTAGTAACCTGTTGATTCCATATCAATTGGGAGCACGTGATATGGCATCGCCTTTCATGAACATGCTATCTTACTGGTTGTTCTTTGTAGCAAGTGTGATCATGATGGCTTCTTTCTTTACCGAAAAAGGTCCAGCCGGTCCAGGATGGACTATCTATCCGCCGCTATCTGCCTTACCTAAGGCAATGCCGGGCTCAGGTGCCGGTATGACTTACTGGTTAATCAGTATGACCTTGTTTGTTGCTTCACAGCTTTTAGGGGGTATCAATTACATTAGTACTATCCTGAACATGCGTACCAAAGGTATGGATCTTTGGAAAATGCCTTTGACTATATGGGCTTTCTTTCTTACTGCTATCCTGGGTGTATTAGCGTTCCCTGTACTTGTTGCCGGTGTTGTTTTATTGATTTTTGACCGCAGTTTTGGTACTAGCTTTTATTTATCAGACATAGTTGTTCAAAACCAGCAAACTGCGTTTGAAGGTGGCAGCCCAATCTTGTTCCAGCACTTATTCTGGTTCCTGGGTCACCCTGAGGTATACATCGTAATTATGCCGGCTTTGGGTATATCATCCGAAGTTATTGCAACCAACTCACGTAAGCCAATCTTTGGTTATCATGCCATGGTTTACTCCTTAATTGGTATCACGGTTTTATCGTTCATTGTATGGGGTCACCATATGTTCGTGACGGGTATGAATCCGTTCCTGGGCGGTGTGTTCATGATCACCACATTGATAATTGCGGTACCATCGGCTGTAAAAACATTTAACTACTTAGCTACCCTATGGCGCGGTAACATCCGGTTTACGCCGGCCATGCTGTTTGCTATCGGTTTGGTTTCTTTCTTCATCTCAGGTGGTTTAACAGGTATTTTCCTGGGGAACGCTGCGTTAGATATTAACCTACATGATACTTACTTCGTGGTAGCTCACTTCCACTTGGTAATGGGTTCGGCAGCTATTTTCGGTATGCTTGCGGGTGTTTACCACTGGTTCCCTAAAATGTTTGGCCGTATGATGGACACTAAATTAGGATACCTGCACTTCTGGTTAACCTTTATTGGTGCTTACCTGGTGTTCTTCCCAATGCACTTTATGGGCTTGGATGGTGTACCACGTCGTTACTATTCATTTACTGAGATTGAATCGTTGAAACAGTGGGTGTCTGTAAATACATTCATCACCTGGGCGGCTATTCTGTCGGCGTTAGCACAAGTGGCTTTCTTGTGGAACTTCTTTTACTCGATCTTCTTCGGTGAAAAAGCGCCTCAAAATCCATGGAACTCTACAACATTGGAGTGGACTACACCAGTTGAACATATTCACGGTAATTGGCCTGGCGAAATTCCAACTGTTTACCGTTGGCCGTATGATTATAGCAAACCTGGCCATGATGAGGACTTCATCCCTCAAACTGTGCCTTTCTCACAAACATTAAGCTCTAACTTGCCACACGATTTTGAAGATAATCCGGTAAAATTAGAGTCGCATAAAGACTGGGTTGAAAAACCAGGCGAAGTAAAGAAATAA
- a CDS encoding COX15/CtaA family protein, producing MSKTTNKARFRQTSLIAIVLLFVLILAGGVVRSSGSGMGCPDWPKCFGRYIPPTDASELPADYKQAYVAKRAAKNQRFAKTLDVFGYNELANRIRQDKSILVPEEFNASRTWTEYINRLVGALSGVFLLLAAVFSFSYGADNKWIPILSIVNLVVIVFQAWLGSIVVSTNLVDWIVTVHMLLALVILGLTIYTYHLAKVHGKPYINTKPLIKIIAVAAVLLSVLQITFGTEVREKIDEVADHYQGVYREQWVEKAGQIFSTHRDMALLVVVFNVMLYALIRRNFNRHSVQQQLMSFIFLMIVLQIGVGIALSYWALPPVAQASHIVLASLVFGAQFYLLLNFTRSVKYTEVRK from the coding sequence ATGAGTAAAACAACAAACAAAGCAAGATTCAGACAAACCTCCCTTATCGCTATTGTTTTGCTTTTTGTTTTGATACTTGCCGGAGGTGTTGTTCGCAGCTCCGGGTCGGGTATGGGTTGCCCGGATTGGCCTAAATGCTTTGGCCGCTATATACCACCTACCGATGCCAGTGAACTACCGGCTGATTATAAGCAAGCTTATGTAGCTAAGCGAGCTGCCAAAAATCAGCGGTTCGCCAAAACGCTTGATGTGTTTGGCTACAATGAACTGGCTAACCGCATACGGCAGGACAAGTCGATACTGGTACCGGAAGAATTCAACGCCTCCCGTACCTGGACGGAGTATATTAACCGCCTTGTAGGCGCCTTATCTGGTGTATTTTTGTTATTAGCTGCTGTATTTTCTTTCAGTTATGGTGCCGATAACAAATGGATACCTATACTCAGTATTGTAAATTTAGTTGTAATCGTTTTTCAGGCTTGGCTAGGATCTATTGTGGTTTCAACTAATTTAGTTGATTGGATTGTGACCGTACATATGCTGCTGGCGCTGGTAATTTTGGGTTTAACCATTTATACCTACCACCTGGCTAAGGTGCACGGTAAACCATACATTAACACTAAACCGTTAATTAAGATTATTGCCGTAGCTGCGGTTTTACTGAGCGTACTGCAAATAACCTTTGGTACCGAGGTTAGAGAAAAAATCGATGAGGTTGCTGACCATTACCAGGGTGTTTACCGCGAACAATGGGTTGAAAAAGCGGGGCAGATATTTAGTACACACCGCGATATGGCTTTGCTGGTTGTGGTATTTAACGTGATGCTTTATGCGCTCATTAGGCGCAACTTTAATAGGCATTCGGTACAGCAGCAGCTCATGAGCTTCATATTTTTGATGATTGTGCTGCAAATAGGAGTTGGAATAGCGTTATCATACTGGGCCTTGCCACCGGTTGCACAAGCGTCACACATTGTGCTGGCCAGTTTGGTGTTTGGTGCACAATTTTACTTATTGCTGAACTTTACACGTTCGGTTAAATATACGGAGGTACGTAAATGA
- the cyoE gene encoding heme o synthase yields MSFWKDLIKLVKFRLTFLVVFSASISFLIGSQVNGFVNWVNWAKLIVGGFLITGAANGFNEIIEKDLDRLMTRTADRPLPSGRMTNGQALVLSLLMGIFGTYLLGSLNLLTGFLSVFAIILYAFAYTPLKQKSSISVFVGAIPGALPPLIGYVAAFVHPKIDQVALILFGIQFIWQFPHFWAIAWVLDDDYKLAGFRLLPTGKRNLISAVITFIFTLVLVPVSLLPTFYGYGGYYVGGVSLICSLIFLYQSFMLMRTLEIKSARQLMFGSFLYLPVVQLMFLFDFIVKK; encoded by the coding sequence ATGAGCTTTTGGAAAGATTTGATAAAGCTGGTTAAGTTCAGGCTTACCTTCCTGGTAGTGTTCTCGGCGTCAATTTCCTTTTTAATTGGTAGCCAGGTAAATGGCTTTGTAAACTGGGTTAATTGGGCAAAATTAATTGTAGGCGGCTTTCTGATCACCGGTGCGGCCAACGGCTTTAATGAGATCATAGAAAAGGACCTGGATCGCCTCATGACACGTACGGCTGACCGCCCTCTACCGTCTGGACGAATGACTAACGGACAAGCACTAGTACTAAGTCTGCTTATGGGCATCTTTGGTACCTATTTGCTCGGAAGCCTAAATTTGTTAACCGGTTTTCTGTCGGTATTTGCTATTATATTATACGCTTTTGCTTACACGCCGCTGAAGCAAAAATCGTCGATATCGGTTTTTGTTGGTGCTATACCCGGTGCATTACCACCGCTAATTGGCTATGTTGCAGCGTTTGTACATCCAAAGATAGACCAGGTGGCGTTGATATTGTTCGGTATACAGTTTATCTGGCAATTCCCACATTTTTGGGCGATTGCCTGGGTGCTGGATGATGATTACAAATTGGCCGGGTTCCGATTGCTGCCTACTGGCAAGCGTAACCTTATCAGCGCAGTAATAACCTTTATATTTACACTGGTATTGGTGCCGGTAAGTTTACTGCCAACCTTCTATGGTTATGGCGGTTATTATGTAGGCGGCGTATCATTAATTTGTAGTTTAATATTTTTGTATCAGTCGTTTATGCTGATGCGTACACTCGAGATTAAATCGGCCCGGCAGTTAATGTTCGGTTCATTTTTATACCTGCCTGTGGTGCAGTTAATGTTTTTGTTTGATTTTATAGTGAAAAAGTAA
- a CDS encoding cytochrome c oxidase subunit 3 codes for MMARFQQDRDKLDLTPKRFNMWLFVFSSFMFFAALTSGFIVYIGGKGHAMLVKLPIEFLYSTIVIVLSSITMFVASRAAKRLQFKTQQTFLWMTLFLGLAFLGLQVYAWYVLAFVMKVFFVNPNASQSFIYVFSSMHLLHILGGLVLIIISLVSTYRKTPQVINLFRMEMSSIFWHFLDIIWIYLYVFLLLNQN; via the coding sequence ATGATGGCTCGGTTTCAACAAGATAGAGATAAGTTAGACTTAACCCCCAAACGGTTCAACATGTGGCTGTTTGTGTTTTCGTCGTTTATGTTCTTTGCAGCGCTTACAAGCGGTTTTATTGTTTATATTGGTGGTAAGGGGCATGCCATGCTCGTTAAACTACCTATTGAATTCCTGTACAGTACAATAGTTATTGTATTGAGCAGCATAACCATGTTTGTTGCTTCGAGAGCAGCAAAACGCCTGCAGTTTAAAACGCAGCAAACCTTCCTTTGGATGACCCTGTTCCTGGGGCTTGCCTTTTTAGGGTTGCAGGTTTACGCATGGTATGTACTGGCTTTTGTGATGAAGGTGTTTTTCGTGAACCCCAACGCATCACAATCTTTTATATATGTATTCTCAAGCATGCACTTACTGCACATTTTAGGCGGATTGGTGTTGATTATTATAAGCCTTGTAAGTACATATCGCAAAACACCACAGGTGATAAATTTGTTCCGTATGGAGATGTCCTCAATTTTTTGGCATTTTCTCGATATTATATGGATTTATCTCTATGTTTTTTTACTTTTGAACCAGAATTAA
- a CDS encoding cytochrome c oxidase subunit 3, with translation MSTTAVTSPIDEVKTTPWAGGRSPFSVEYGKMMMWFFLLSDAFTFSSLLIAYGALRFSSTSWPAADHIFQSVPGMIEHGAPLVFVGLMTFILIMSSVTMVLGVEAGHRGARKEVAGWLIATVIGGFMFLGCQALEWQHLFHEGFNWGKIPYEIKEFFPEGVTPSAVYTQQFANLFFTITGFHGFHVFSGVIINIVILINVLAGTYDRRGSYLMVEKVGLYWHFVDLVWVFVFTFFYLV, from the coding sequence ATGAGTACAACAGCGGTTACATCACCTATAGATGAAGTGAAAACAACGCCATGGGCTGGCGGACGGTCGCCGTTTTCGGTTGAATACGGCAAAATGATGATGTGGTTTTTCCTGTTATCAGATGCATTTACTTTTTCATCCTTATTAATTGCTTACGGCGCATTACGTTTCAGCTCAACCAGCTGGCCTGCTGCCGATCATATCTTTCAATCCGTACCCGGAATGATTGAGCACGGCGCACCATTAGTGTTCGTTGGTTTAATGACGTTTATCCTCATTATGAGCTCGGTTACTATGGTACTGGGTGTTGAGGCCGGACACCGTGGCGCACGTAAGGAAGTTGCAGGCTGGTTAATTGCTACCGTTATTGGCGGTTTCATGTTCCTGGGTTGCCAGGCGCTGGAGTGGCAGCACTTATTCCATGAAGGTTTTAACTGGGGTAAAATCCCTTACGAGATAAAAGAGTTTTTCCCTGAAGGGGTAACACCATCAGCTGTTTACACACAACAGTTTGCAAACCTGTTTTTTACCATAACCGGTTTCCATGGTTTTCACGTATTTAGCGGTGTAATCATTAATATCGTTATCCTGATCAATGTGCTGGCTGGTACTTACGACCGTCGCGGAAGCTACTTGATGGTTGAAAAAGTAGGCTTGTACTGGCACTTTGTGGATTTAGTATGGGTATTTGTGTTCACCTTCTTCTATTTAGTATAA
- a CDS encoding cytochrome C oxidase subunit IV family protein, which yields MSSETHTEHHEDHAAHDTMTRKKIWQVFFVLLGITAIEFFIALYMVPHEIIKINVANPIYIVLTLAKAFYIVAYFMHLKFEKVGLMYSILVPTLFIIGLILVLTNESHHWVDLRF from the coding sequence ATGTCATCAGAAACACATACAGAACATCACGAAGATCATGCAGCGCATGATACCATGACCCGTAAAAAAATCTGGCAGGTATTCTTTGTACTGCTGGGTATTACGGCTATAGAGTTTTTTATAGCGCTTTACATGGTACCTCATGAGATCATCAAAATAAATGTCGCTAACCCAATATACATCGTCTTAACTTTAGCTAAGGCGTTCTACATTGTTGCTTACTTTATGCACTTAAAGTTCGAAAAAGTGGGCTTAATGTATTCTATACTGGTGCCAACGCTGTTTATCATCGGTTTAATACTGGTGTTAACCAACGAGAGTCACCACTGGGTTGACTTAAGGTTTTGA
- a CDS encoding SCO family protein — MNDLPLKVKKLIILVLILAVPGFFYYLLTVKGKNRYKPLPHYGPKQVAKTGHKFHGKYIPDTIYHTIGNFSLTNQLGKTISSKDFESKVFVVNFFYSNGPALVGAMEKNIDRLAGAYRKNRMVKFVSITVDPDRDTPDVLLKHAKKLGYAADKWIFLTGDTSTIYPLARNGFLENAVKTGGQFIFSNKLILIDADKHIRGKYDGAALQDVVKLNDEIKVQIAEELRKIKAPN, encoded by the coding sequence ATGAACGACCTGCCATTAAAGGTAAAAAAATTGATAATCCTGGTGCTCATTTTAGCGGTACCAGGATTTTTCTATTATTTACTAACCGTAAAAGGTAAAAACCGGTACAAACCTTTACCGCATTATGGCCCTAAACAAGTGGCCAAAACCGGTCATAAATTTCATGGTAAATATATTCCGGATACTATTTACCATACCATTGGCAACTTTAGTTTAACTAACCAACTAGGTAAGACCATATCATCAAAAGATTTTGAAAGCAAGGTTTTTGTGGTTAATTTCTTTTACTCCAATGGGCCTGCGTTAGTAGGCGCTATGGAAAAGAACATTGACCGCCTCGCCGGCGCTTATCGCAAAAACCGTATGGTTAAGTTTGTAAGCATCACGGTCGATCCTGATCGCGATACTCCGGACGTGTTATTAAAGCATGCTAAAAAGCTGGGCTATGCTGCCGATAAGTGGATCTTTTTAACCGGCGACACTAGTACTATTTACCCGCTTGCCCGCAATGGCTTTTTAGAGAACGCTGTTAAAACCGGCGGCCAGTTCATATTCAGCAACAAGCTAATTCTGATTGACGCCGATAAACACATACGAGGTAAGTATGACGGCGCCGCACTGCAGGATGTAGTTAAACTGAATGACGAAATTAAAGTACAGATAGCAGAAGAACTGCGCAAGATAAAAGCTCCTAATTAA
- a CDS encoding DUF420 domain-containing protein yields the protein MNVTDKFIFRFVAGISIFVFVVVVILNRKVLPAPAVPAHWLYFFPKLNAVLNGTCSILLMISLYLIRHKQVVWHKRVNILAFCLSALFLVSYILFHWLGHDTMFGDIDGNHELSDMEKAAVGNLRYFYYAILITHIILAAVVLPLILLSFYRGLQMQVERHKKLVRWAFPVWFYVTVSGVVVYMMIARYYNF from the coding sequence ATGAATGTTACTGATAAATTTATATTCCGGTTTGTAGCCGGCATATCCATATTTGTATTTGTTGTAGTTGTAATACTTAACCGTAAGGTACTACCTGCCCCGGCCGTACCGGCTCATTGGCTGTATTTCTTTCCAAAACTTAATGCAGTGCTTAATGGTACATGCAGTATACTGCTCATGATCTCATTATATTTAATCAGGCATAAACAAGTTGTGTGGCATAAACGCGTTAATATATTAGCATTTTGCTTATCGGCTTTGTTCCTGGTATCGTACATATTGTTCCACTGGCTAGGGCACGATACCATGTTTGGTGATATTGACGGTAACCACGAACTGTCGGACATGGAGAAGGCGGCGGTAGGTAATTTGCGTTACTTTTATTATGCTATCTTAATAACACACATTATACTGGCAGCGGTTGTATTACCTTTAATACTGCTTAGTTTTTATCGTGGTTTACAAATGCAGGTAGAAAGGCATAAGAAGCTGGTAAGATGGGCATTCCCGGTGTGGTTTTATGTAACCGTTAGCGGCGTAGTGGTATATATGATGATTGCACGTTATTACAATTTTTAA
- a CDS encoding DUF983 domain-containing protein: MAQTPQFTAMLQARCPRCRRGKMFKGAMYSFGGNSMLEECPHCGLHFEIEPGYFYAAMYVSYAFNVAEAVTIAFITYFLTGNMESPWLYLSVILGGAFLMAPFNYRYSRVILLYWLSPKIHYQPYLDTDDLS; this comes from the coding sequence ATGGCACAAACACCACAATTTACTGCAATGCTACAGGCAAGGTGCCCCCGGTGCCGAAGGGGCAAGATGTTTAAAGGTGCTATGTACAGCTTTGGCGGTAACAGCATGCTGGAAGAGTGCCCGCACTGCGGTCTGCACTTTGAGATTGAGCCAGGGTACTTTTACGCAGCCATGTATGTAAGTTACGCCTTTAACGTGGCCGAAGCAGTTACCATTGCTTTTATAACCTATTTTTTGACCGGAAATATGGAGTCGCCCTGGTTATACCTCAGTGTAATACTGGGTGGTGCGTTTTTGATGGCGCCGTTTAATTACCGTTATTCAAGAGTTATTTTATTATATTGGCTGTCGCCCAAGATACACTACCAGCCCTATTTAGATACTGATGATCTATCCTGA
- a CDS encoding DUF2461 domain-containing protein, which translates to MIYPDTFKFLTDLVRNNNREWFQANKEQYDKAHANILTFTDELITELAKADTGVDAKLNSKKCVMRIYRDVRFSKDKSPYKSHFAVGRLTQHKVVEIGFYLQIEPGKSFVAGGYWLPQGEHLKAIRQEIDYNSAEFKEIIDAPTFKKTFGEFRNQEKLKTLPKGYDADNENIELLKLKSFIAYRDLTDKELTGPNAAKNIAALCAQIHPLNIFLNNAIN; encoded by the coding sequence ATGATCTATCCTGATACTTTTAAATTTTTAACAGATCTGGTCCGCAATAATAATCGCGAGTGGTTTCAGGCTAACAAGGAACAGTATGATAAAGCACACGCAAATATACTAACCTTTACCGATGAGCTGATTACCGAATTAGCAAAGGCTGATACCGGCGTCGATGCCAAACTCAACTCCAAAAAATGCGTAATGCGCATTTACCGTGATGTGCGGTTTAGTAAAGATAAATCACCGTATAAATCACATTTTGCTGTAGGCAGGTTAACCCAGCATAAGGTAGTTGAAATTGGTTTTTACTTGCAAATAGAACCCGGAAAATCTTTTGTAGCCGGTGGCTATTGGCTGCCTCAGGGCGAACACTTAAAAGCCATAAGGCAGGAAATTGACTACAACTCCGCCGAATTTAAAGAAATAATAGACGCACCAACGTTCAAAAAAACCTTTGGTGAGTTCAGGAATCAGGAAAAGCTGAAGACCCTGCCGAAAGGGTATGATGCCGATAACGAAAATATTGAACTGCTCAAATTAAAAAGCTTCATCGCTTATCGTGATTTGACCGATAAAGAGCTTACCGGCCCTAATGCTGCAAAAAACATAGCTGCCTTATGCGCCCAAATACATCCGTTAAACATCTTTTTAAATAACGCTATTAATTAA
- a CDS encoding OmpA family protein, whose translation MKIKYLLLTLTMGMALHSCKVMSPKAYKALVAGRDSLQSRTTNLETELARLQSDTARLHRELADLQRNYNALNSSYNANSTQLSKVSGDLQKREARLREVEEILRKRDEATNALKNKLQQALLGFQQSGLSVDIRNGKVYVSLTDKLLFPSGSIVIDEKGKQALKQLAAVLNKEADINLAIEGHTDNQRVVNLGQIKDNWDLSVLRATSVSRYLTEVEKIDPHRITATGKGEFQPIDPATTTEARAKNRRIEIVLTPKLDELYNLISTPATK comes from the coding sequence ATGAAAATTAAGTATCTATTATTAACCCTTACTATGGGGATGGCATTGCACTCGTGCAAGGTAATGTCGCCTAAGGCATATAAAGCGCTTGTAGCCGGTCGTGATTCGCTGCAAAGTCGCACTACGAATCTCGAAACCGAGCTGGCACGCCTGCAAAGTGATACCGCCCGCTTGCACCGCGAACTGGCCGACCTGCAGCGCAACTATAATGCGCTAAACAGCAGCTACAATGCCAATTCAACTCAATTAAGCAAAGTATCGGGCGACTTGCAAAAGCGTGAGGCCCGCCTGCGTGAGGTTGAAGAAATTTTACGTAAACGCGATGAGGCTACAAATGCGTTAAAAAATAAACTGCAGCAAGCGTTGCTGGGCTTTCAGCAAAGCGGCCTTTCGGTTGATATACGCAACGGTAAGGTTTATGTATCATTAACCGACAAATTGCTTTTCCCTTCGGGTAGTATTGTGATTGATGAGAAAGGTAAACAAGCTTTAAAGCAATTGGCTGCCGTTTTAAATAAGGAGGCCGATATCAACCTGGCTATTGAAGGTCATACCGATAACCAGCGTGTGGTAAACCTTGGCCAGATAAAAGATAACTGGGACCTGAGCGTACTACGTGCTACATCGGTAAGCCGCTACTTAACAGAAGTTGAAAAGATCGATCCGCATCGCATTACGGCTACGGGTAAAGGTGAGTTCCAGCCAATTGACCCGGCTACAACTACCGAGGCCCGCGCCAAGAACCGCCGTATAGAGATTGTGTTGACACCGAAACTAGATGAACTGTACAATTTGATTAGCACGCCTGCAACAAAGTAG
- a CDS encoding metallophosphoesterase family protein — protein sequence MKTYAILSDIHGNSLALQAVLKDIQLKQVDTIINLGDHVFGALEPEVSAKIIQQVNMLCISGNTDREILESLDKPSEKENMERVKADLSVQTINWLKNLPTTAICDDLFFVCHGTPESDNEYFLEKVTAHGVFVYNDEELIEKTKYIKQRIILCGHSHVNRVVYLSNGKIILNPGSVGLPAYLGNGENRFAMESMTPHAKYALVRADGDCIFIEQVLCHYNWQRASKAALLNGSEKWAQFLLHGRMPKDLRVA from the coding sequence ATGAAGACTTACGCGATCCTTTCTGATATTCACGGCAATTCATTGGCCTTACAGGCGGTATTGAAAGACATTCAATTAAAGCAGGTAGATACTATCATTAACCTGGGCGACCATGTTTTTGGTGCGTTAGAGCCTGAGGTTAGCGCAAAAATTATACAGCAGGTTAACATGCTGTGTATTAGCGGCAATACCGACCGCGAAATATTGGAGAGTCTGGATAAACCGTCGGAAAAGGAGAACATGGAAAGGGTTAAAGCCGACTTGTCGGTACAAACGATTAACTGGCTGAAGAATTTGCCCACAACCGCAATTTGCGATGACCTGTTCTTTGTTTGCCACGGCACGCCAGAAAGCGATAACGAGTACTTTCTGGAAAAAGTGACAGCCCATGGCGTATTTGTTTATAACGACGAAGAACTAATTGAAAAGACAAAGTACATTAAGCAACGCATTATTTTGTGTGGCCACTCGCATGTTAACAGGGTGGTATATCTTTCTAACGGAAAAATTATACTGAATCCGGGTAGTGTTGGGTTGCCCGCTTACTTGGGTAACGGGGAAAATCGTTTTGCCATGGAATCAATGACACCACATGCAAAGTACGCACTTGTAAGGGCTGATGGAGACTGCATTTTTATTGAACAAGTGCTTTGCCATTATAATTGGCAGCGGGCTTCTAAGGCAGCGCTATTAAACGGCAGCGAAAAGTGGGCGCAGTTTTTATTGCACGGCCGTATGCCCAAGGATTTACGGGTAGCTTAA
- the rfbC gene encoding dTDP-4-dehydrorhamnose 3,5-epimerase, which yields MKVTTTAIEGLLIIEPRIFPDDRGYFYESFNKQKFAEAGITADFVQDNQSLSQKGTLRGLHGQADPFAQGKLVRVLQGRVLDVAVDIRKNSPTYGQHVTVELSGTNHLQFWVPPGFLHGFVTLEDNTIFTYKVTNFYNKESEIGVIWNDPKLAIGWGIDTKEVLLSPKDELLPSFEDFNSPF from the coding sequence ATGAAAGTTACCACCACAGCTATTGAGGGACTGTTGATTATTGAACCCCGTATTTTTCCGGATGACCGCGGATACTTTTACGAAAGCTTTAACAAACAAAAATTTGCAGAGGCCGGCATTACAGCCGATTTTGTACAAGACAACCAGTCGTTATCTCAAAAAGGTACGCTGAGAGGTTTACATGGGCAGGCCGATCCTTTTGCACAAGGCAAGCTGGTGCGTGTGCTGCAAGGCCGGGTATTGGATGTTGCGGTTGATATCCGTAAAAATTCACCTACTTATGGCCAGCATGTAACAGTTGAACTGAGTGGTACCAATCATTTACAGTTCTGGGTTCCACCAGGTTTTTTGCATGGCTTTGTAACTTTGGAAGATAATACCATCTTCACTTATAAAGTAACTAACTTTTACAACAAAGAATCTGAAATTGGTGTAATTTGGAACGACCCCAAATTGGCTATTGGCTGGGGTATAGATACGAAAGAGGTATTGCTTTCTCCCAAAGACGAATTATTACCAAGCTTCGAAGATTTTAATAGTCCGTTTTAA
- a CDS encoding DUF4286 family protein, translating to MIIYNETFVVEASAEQEWLQWMQTEHLPAALATGYFTSHQILQVLDSPNEGVTYCIQYLTDDIQKYQLFKERHLHHLHTRHHQQFENRYVLFNSLMKSVN from the coding sequence ATGATTATTTATAACGAAACGTTTGTAGTTGAAGCCAGTGCCGAACAGGAATGGCTGCAATGGATGCAAACAGAACATTTGCCTGCCGCCCTGGCCACCGGCTATTTTACCAGCCACCAAATACTACAGGTGCTCGACTCGCCTAATGAGGGAGTTACTTACTGCATACAGTACCTAACCGACGATATACAAAAGTATCAATTGTTTAAAGAGCGGCATTTACACCATCTGCATACCCGGCACCACCAGCAGTTTGAAAACCGCTATGTACTTTTTAACAGCTTAATGAAATCTGTCAATTAA